The following are encoded in a window of Dictyostelium discoideum AX4 chromosome 6 chromosome, whole genome shotgun sequence genomic DNA:
- the arsA gene encoding arsenite transport subunit A: MADDEFEPTIENIINSEKLKWIFVGGKGGVGKTTTSCSVAIQLSKVKESVLLISTDPAHNLSDAFGQKFTKSPTLVEGFTNLFAMEIDPTPDQLAPEFMETQSDGFNLQEFTAAIPGIDEAMSFAEVMKLVKSLEFSVVVFDTAPTGHTLRLLSIPSLLDKGINKFLSMQQNFSGIFNAVSGMMGGNAPSLENMEGKIQSTKKVIEEINIQFKNPDLTTFIPVCIPEFLSVYETERLIQQLTKLDIDVHNVIVNQIVYPEKDCSLCNARQKMQKKYLDQIADLYFDFHVTKLPLLKAEVRGVPSLKLFSELLIKPYDPSTPLVLPNQEN, encoded by the exons atggctgatgatgaatttgaaccAACTATTGAAAACATTATAAATAGCgagaaattaaaatggaTTTTTGTAGGTGGTAAAGGTGGTGTAGGTAAAACTACCACAAGTTGTAGTGTTGCAATTCAATTATCAAAAGTTAAAGAAtcagttttattaatttcaactgATCCAGCACATAATCTTAGTGATGCATTTGGtcaaaaatttacaaaatcaCCAACTTTAGTTGAAggttttacaaatttatttgcaatg GAAATTGACCCAACACCAGATCAATTAGCACCAGAATTTATGGAAACACAATCAGATGGATTTAATTTACAAGAATTTACAGCAGCTATACCAGGTATTGATGAAGCAATGAGTTTTGCAGAAGTTATGAAATTGGTTAAATCATTAGAATTTTCAGTGGTAGTTTTCGATACAGCACCAACTGGTCATACCCTTAGATTACTCTCAATTCCATCATTATTAGATAAAggtattaataaattcttaTCAATGCAACAAAACTTTTCTGGTATTTTCAATGCTGTATCTGGTATGATGGGTGGTAATGCACCATCTTTAGAAAATATGGAAGGTAAAATTCAATCAACTAAAAAAGTtattgaagaaattaatattcaatttaaaaatcca gATTTAACAACATTTATTCCAGTTTGTATACCAGAATTTTTATCAGTATATGAAACAGAAAgattaattcaacaattaacaAAATTAGATATTGATGTTCATAATGTAATTGTAAATCAAATCGTTTATCCAGAAAAGGATTGTAGTTTATGTAATGCAAGACAAAAGATGCAAAAGAAATATTTGGATCAAATCGCTGATTTATATTTCGATTTTCATGTCACTAAATTACCTTTATTAAAGGCAGAAGTTAGAGGTGTaccatcattaaaattattctcTGAACTTTTAATTAAACCTTATGATCCATCAACTCCTTTAGTTTTACCAAAtcaagaaaattaa